In Acidobacteriota bacterium, the following are encoded in one genomic region:
- a CDS encoding ABC transporter ATP-binding protein, with protein sequence MDGLTFTYGAGEVLHGISFELRRGEVVGLLGRNGAGKSTTIKILAGILPPGDGTVAVAGHAMPDEAVEAKKHIGYVPEAAGLFESLTGEEFLELMGRLQDVPEERLQLRIERFLEPFGLTEDRVRPLDEFSKGMRQKILLCAALLHDPDIVLLDEPLSGLDVNTGIMVRDLVAALAAEGKTILYSSHVLDVVERVCDRVLIIEEGRLIADGSIEKLKASAERGSLEDVFRQLTDTEEASSGVSAVIEALRS encoded by the coding sequence GTGGACGGCCTCACGTTCACCTACGGAGCGGGCGAGGTCCTGCATGGGATCTCCTTCGAGCTCCGGCGCGGCGAAGTCGTCGGGCTGCTCGGGCGTAACGGAGCCGGGAAGAGCACGACCATCAAGATTCTCGCGGGCATCCTGCCGCCGGGCGACGGGACGGTAGCCGTCGCCGGTCATGCGATGCCGGACGAAGCGGTCGAGGCAAAGAAGCACATCGGCTACGTGCCTGAGGCCGCCGGTCTGTTCGAGAGCCTTACCGGCGAGGAGTTCCTTGAGCTGATGGGTCGTCTTCAGGACGTCCCCGAGGAACGGCTACAGCTGCGCATCGAGCGGTTCCTGGAACCGTTCGGGCTGACCGAGGATCGCGTGCGCCCCCTCGACGAATTTTCCAAGGGAATGCGCCAGAAGATCCTGCTGTGCGCGGCGCTCCTGCACGATCCGGACATCGTCCTGCTCGACGAGCCGCTCTCGGGCCTCGACGTCAACACCGGCATCATGGTGCGGGATCTGGTGGCGGCGCTGGCGGCGGAAGGCAAGACCATTCTCTACAGCTCCCACGTGCTCGACGTGGTGGAGCGTGTCTGCGACCGCGTCCTGATCATCGAAGAAGGCCGGCTGATCGCCGATGGCTCGATCGAGAAGTTAAAGGCGTCCGCCGAGCGGGGCAGCCTGGAGGACGTCTTTCGGCAACTGACGGATACGGAAGAGGCGAGCAGCGGCGTTTCCGCCGTCATCGAGGCGCTGCGCTCGTGA